A stretch of DNA from Pseudomonas sp. HN11:
AATTCGCCATTGGCGCAGCCGGGTTCGAACACCGAGGTGTAGCGCGGCCGGGTGAGAATGGCGAGCGTCAGTGCGCGTTTGCGGCGTTCGTACCAGCGTTGGCGAAAGGCCCAGGGGTCATCGTTTTTGGCGAACAGCTGGTCGAAATAGGGTGTGGCCACGCTCATACGAATACCACCTCAAAGGGTTGCAACAGACGCTCCACCACGTAGGGCGCGAGCACGGGCGCCAGTCCTACCTGCGGGTCGCCCTCCAATTGGCTGGCGAAGGCATGGATAGCATGCCGTTTGCGGGCGACGGCTTCGCAGGTCAGCGGGATCTTGCGCGCGCGATGCCAGGGCACCAGGCTGTTTTCGGGAGTTGCCCAGTGCCAGGTCCACACCGGCAGCTCATAGAGGGTGGCGCCTACTGCCTGGCAAGCCCGGGCGCTGGCACGCCCAACCGCTTCATGGTCGCAATGGCCGTCTTCGCGCCAGGTGGTGAACACGATGTCAGTGGGTTTGAGGTAGCGTCGAATGAATGCAGTGAGTTCATCTTCCTGCGCCGCGACCTTGCTGTCGGCAAACCCCGCGCGCAGCCATTGCAGACTGTGCAGCGGCAAGCCAAGACGATGCAGGGCCTGGGCCGATTCCTGGGGGCGCACCACGCTCAAGCGTTCCACCGGCCAGCGGTGCGAACCGGGATGACTGGCGCTGCCATCGGTCACCGAAATCAACTGGATCGGCCGGCCCAGCGCTGCCAAACCCTGCATCAGGCCGCCGCAACCGAGTACTTCGTCATCCGGGTGCGGGGCGATAATCACCGCACGGTGCCCGTCGGGGACCAACTGCTCGATAGTGATCGGCGCCAGTTCAGCCATTTTCGGCGAGGACTGCCAGCGATGCAGTGGCGTACCTTCGCCAACGATTGGATTGGGTTTCATAATTGCCACCTCCCTATGGGCTCACTGGCGACAAGTTCTCCGAGGCCGGCCAAGTCGCGTTCGGCATGGCTCTGGCGCACATACACCGGCAGGTCTGCCATCAACTGCGCAAAGTGCGGATCCTTGCAGTAGGGCCCCGCACCGACTGCACGCCCGACATGACGCATTACTTGCTCGACCGTCTCTTCAATGCACGCCCGGGTCTGTTGGGCCAGCATCCTGACGTTGGCCTTTGGTTCACGGTCGACCTGTTCTGCGCTTGCGCGCAGCACGCAAGCGGCGCTGTTCAAAGCACTGTCTACCGCGCCAAGGTGGGCCAGGGCATGGGGCTCTGCACGCTTGCTGCATTGCTCACGTAACACTTCCGCCAGGCGTTGCGCCCCGCCATACCAGCAGGCAGCGATACCGATCCCGCCTTGCCAGAAACCGGGCCGGGCGAGGTAATCACCCGGTCCCCCCACGGGCAGGCCCCAGGCCCCGTCAAATACAACTTCGACGCTGCCGGTAGCCGCCATGCCCGCCGCGTTCCAGCCTTCATTCGTCACGATGATGCCGGGTTGATCCATGTGCACCGCCACCAACTGTTGACGGCCTTCATCATCCCAGGCGGTCAGCAACCCATGGCTGACCACCGCGGCGCCGGAGCACCAGGCTTTGCGTCCTTGCACCCTGAGGCGACGCCCCTCTTGCCGCACGCGGACTCTGGCCGTTGGCGGTTCGGCCGCCCACATGCCCCATATGCTGCCCAAGGGTGGCAGCGGGCTGTTGAGCTCGGCGATGATCGCCAGCGCATCGGTATGGCCTTCGAACAACTTGCACAGGCGCAGGTCATGTCCGGCCACTTGTGCCAGGCGGCTGAACCGCTCCAATGTCTGACCGCCGCCCGGCAACGGCAGTTGGTCCAGGCCTTCTTCCTGAAGAGCCTTCAGGGCCGCGCCGAGGGCGTGCGTATCAGCGTAGCCCCGGTAGCCTTGAAGGAATCCATGCAATGCCATCTCACACCTCGTCGTCGCGCTGCAGTTCGAACAGCAGCAGCGAACGGCCGGTCACTGCATATTCGTGTTCAAAATCAAAGCGTTCCTGGCCGCGCACAGCAGGTTCGTTGGTGTCGAGCATGCAGGTCCAGAACTCACCCTCGGGCACGGGTGGCAGACGGAAATTGACCATGTCGTGGTGGGCATTCACGACCAGCAGCAACGTCGCATCGGCGCCGGCGCGGCGTATCCCGGTCTCTTGAGCGCGGCCATCCATCAACATGCCAAGGCAGCGACCGTTGCTGTCTTCCCACTGTTCAGTGGTCATCTCGCTGCCGTCCGGCGACAACCAGGTGACGTCCTTCACGCCGATGTCTTCGTTGTAGTCGCCCACCAGGAACCGGCCACGACGCAGAATCGGATACGCCAGACGCAGCTTGATCAGGCGCTTCACAAACTTGAGCAACGCCTTGCCGTCGTCGTCCAGGTCCCAGTTGACCCAGCCGATCTCGCTGTCCTGGCAATACGCGTTGTTGTTGCCGTGCTGGGTGCGCGCGAATTCATCACCGGCCACCAACATCGGCGTGCCTTGGGCCAGTAACAGTGTGGCGAAGAAGTTGCGCATCTGGCGCAGGCGCAGCGCGTTGATTTCCGGGTCGTCGGTAGGCCCTTCGACACCGTGGTTCCACGACAGGTTGTTGTTGCTGCCATCCTGGTTGTTTTCGTCGTTGGCTTCGTTGTGCTTGTCGTTGTACGAGACCAAGTCGTGCAGGGTAAAACCATCGTGAGCAGTGATGAAGTTCACCGAGCTGTAGGGGCGACGTCCACGATGATTGAACATCTCACCGGAGGCGGTCATGCGCCCGGCAAAGTCTGCAAGTTGGCCGTCATCGCCTTTCCAGAACGCCCTCACGGTGTCGCGGAAGCGGTCATTCCACTCAACCCAGCCCGGTGGGAAGTTGCCCACCTGATAGCCGCCGGGGCCACAGTCCCATGGCTCGGCGATCATTTTCAGCTGGCGCAGCACAGGGTCCTGGCGGCAGGCCACAAGGAAGCTGTGACGCTCATCGAAGCCATCGCGATAGCGGCCAAGAATGGTTGCCAGGTCAAAACGGAAACCGTCGACATGCATCTCGGTCGCCCAGTAACGCAGGGAGTCAGTGACCATCTGCAGCACGCAGGGGTGGCTCAGGTCCAGGGTGTTGCCGGTGCCTGAATCGTTGATGTAGAAGCGCTTGTCATCCGGCATTAACCGGTAGTAGGAGGCGTTGTCAATGCCGCGCATGGACAGGGTCGGGCCACGCTCATTGCCTTCGGCGGTGTGGTTGTAAACCACGTCGAGGATCACTTCGAGCTTCTGCTCATGCAGGTGCGCGACCATCTCCTTGAACTCGGCGATCTTGCCGCTGGCCAGGTAACGCGGATCAGGGGCGAAAAACGCGATGCTGTTGTAACCCCAATAGTTGGTCATGCCTTTTTGCAGCAGGTGCTGGTCATTGACGAAAGCATGCACCGGCAGCAGCTCAACCGAGGACACGCCCAACTGGCGGATGTGCTTGAGCACGTCGTCTTCCATCAGCCCGGCGCATGTGCCGCGCACGGATTCGCCTACAGAAGGGTGGCGCATACTGATGCCGCGCAAATGGGTTTCGTAGATGATCGTACGGTCCCACGGTACGCGCACCGGCTGGTCGTTGCCCCATGTGTGTGCGGGGTCGATCACCTTGCACTTAGGCACGAAGGGCGCGCTGTCGCGTTCATCGAAACTCAGGTCGTCGTCCGGGTGGCCGATGGTGTAGCCGAACAGCGCCTCCGACCATTTAAGCTCGCCCACCAGCTGTTTCGCATAGGGGTCGATCAGCAATTTGTTGTGGTTGAATCGGTGGCCGTTGGCCGGGTCGTATGCGCCGTACACGCGGTAGCCGTAAATCAGCCCGGGATGGGCGTCGGGCAGATAGCCGTGAAAGATTTCGTCGGTGTATTCCGGTAGCTCGATACGTTCCAGCTCAACCTCACCGGAATCGTCGAACAGGCACAGCTCAACCTTGGTGGCATTGGCCGAGAACAGCGCAAAGTTGACACCAAGACCATCCCAGGTCGCGCCAAGCGGGAAGGGCAAACCTTCACGAATCCGCGACGGTTCTTTGTCCGGCGCCGGTGGGGTTTTGTCGGGTTTGCTCATTTTGTTGCTCCTGCAAGGGTCTTTTTTCGGGCCGAAAGCGGCCGTGCTGACGAAATTTCAGCTGAGAGTCTGGAAGGTGAAATCACCTCTTGCCGACCACGCCGGCAAGAGGTGAAGGATCAAGGCTTGGGTTTCTTCGGTGCCGCGGGTTTTTTAGCCGCCGCGGGTGCCGGCTTGCTGGCCGCAGATGCCGTGGGCTTGGCTTTCGCCGGGGGCTTGGGCGCGCTGGCCTTGGGTTTGGCTGCCGTCTTGGGTTTGCTCGGCGTCAGCGCCTCGGCTTCCGCCAATTTGCGCGCCATCTCCCAATGGCGTGCATCTTCACCATGGGGCTTGCCTTCCGACTCCCAGATCTGATGCGCCAGCTCGCGTATGCGTTTGTCTTCAGTACTCATCACAATGCTCCTCACAGAAAATTTTCAGCTTTCTTGATCATCAGGATTGATAAAGACATTGACCGGGAAATCCCCCAGGGCAGCGCTGATCAACAGCTCCTTGTCTGGTGTGACTGCGCCTGTATGAAAAAGTCCCTTCCAGTTTCGGGTTGGCGCGGCGAACGGTAATTTCATCCGCGTATCGCCCCAAACCTGAGCATTGATCTGGGGATGCACACCGTTTTCAAGCAGCTGATGCGACCAGCGCGGCACTACCACCAACAGGTATTTGCCTTGGTGTTCGCGAGCGAAAGCGAGCACGCGTTCGGCGTAGGTGCCCACGACTTCCAGCGATGTGTAGGCGCCGCTGCGAAACAGTTCAGGCTGGGCCTTGCGCAAAGCCAGCACCTGAGCAATCAGCGCCTGTTTGATACGCCCGTCACGCCAGTTGAACAGCAATTCGCCGATGTCCGGAGGCGTGTTCAAGGCGTGTTGCCGCGCGTTGAAATCCACCGGCCTGCGGTTGTCCGGGTCTACCAGGGTGAAATCCCAGAATTCATCGCCCTGGTACAGGTCCGGCACACCCGGCACGGTGAGACGAAGCAAGGATTGCGCCAGGCCATTCAGCGCACCGGCCGGGGCGATGGCTTGGGCTGCGTCGCCAATGGCGGTACGCAGCGCGTGGCCTTCTTCACTGAGCAACAACCGCGACAAAAACGCTTCGACGCCTTGCTCATACGCCTCGTTCGGCGCGCTCCAGCTGCTCTGCAATTTGGCTTCGCGCAAGGCCTTCTGTTGCCACTGCCACAGACGCTGCTGGTAACCCTCGAAGTCCGAGGCCAGATCCAGCGGCCAACTGCCCAGCAGGACCTGATAGAGGATCAATTCGTCGCCCGCCGATGGCGTGTTTTCATCGACACGCAACGGGGCGGCGAGGGTACGCCAATGCGCCACCTGCTCGACGTACCAAGGCGCGCATTCACTCAGTACCGCCAGGCGCGCACGGGTGTCTTCGCCGCGTTTGTGGTCGTGGGTGGCGGTGGCCAGCAGGTTGTCGGGGAAGGTCTGCAAGCGTTGCTGGTTGACCGCATGAAAGTCGGCCAGTGGCGCGCTGAACTGCTCGGTGCTGAAGCCCACGTCGTTGCGCGACAGTAAGACCGCCGAGCGATAGAACGCGGTGTCTTCCACAGCCTTGGCGGCGGCGGGCGAGGTCAGTTGCTGGAAGCGTACACAGGCATGCTTGAGGATCTTGCGTTCGCGGCCCACAGGACGATCGCGCCATGGCTGGCCGCCCAGCCATTTTTCCAGGTGGTCGAGCACCGGCCAGTCGCCTTCTCCCAAGGTCGTGCGCGCGCCGTTCATGGCTTGCTGGAACACCTCGTTGTCGGCATCACTGCGCCCACGTGCGCTGATATAGGTACGGTACACCGGAAAATGCACAATCAGTTCCTGCAAAGCCCGGCGGATGGCGCCTAGCGTCAGGTCGCGGGTCATCACATCGTCGCGGGCGACTTGCAGCAGCGCCTGGGCCACGCTTTCAAAATCGCCGCCAAGGGAGCCATTGAGGATCTGCTGACGCGCCAGTCGCGCTTCTTCGATGAACGCAGCCGGCCGCTCGGTGTGGCTTGTCCACAATTCGGCCAAGGGCGCAAAGCCGTCAGGATGATGCTGCAGCAGTGACAACTGGTTCATGAATTCATAGCCGGTGGTACCGTCCACTTGCCAGTCTTCACGCAGGGTTTCACCTTCGCCGAGGATTTTTTCCACGAAGATCGGCAAATGCCGCTCTAGCGAAAGCGAGTCGACACGGCGGCGCAGTTTGCGGCAATAACCGCGCGGGTCGGCCAGGCCGTCGATATGGTCGATGCGCAGGCCGTCCACCAGGCCTTCGCTGATCAATTCGAAGATCTTGCCGTGGGTGGCTTCGAATACAGCGCTGCGCTCCACGCGCAGCCCGCCGAGCTCGTTGACATCAAAGAAGCGCCGCCAGTTGATATCGTCGGCCGCGGTGCGCCAACTGGCGAGTCGATAGGCCTGTTGCTCCAGCAATTGATGCAGGCGGTTGAAACCCTCAGGTTGGCGCCCGTCGAACTCGCCCAAACGTTGTTCGATGGTCGCACGTACTTCAGGGGCGCGTTTGACCAGCGCCTGTTTCAGCTGTTGGGCCTCATGGTAGGCATCATCCTGACCAGCGAGGGCAGCGAAGCGATCGGCCAGTGGTTTGAGCTGTTCATCGCTGCCCAGGATCGCTGCGTAATCGCGCGGGCAGATCGGGAAGCGGTGCTCATAATGCTCGACGTAAAAGGCACCGTGGCGGGCATCGAACCGCAGGTTCACGGTGCCTGCCTGCAAGGCTTCGCCGTAATCGTTGCCGAGGAACGGCATCAGCAATTGCCCTTTGAGCAGCGGGTCGGGCGAATGCCACTGGATATCGAAAAACTCGCTATAGGGGCTCAAGCGTCCCCACTCGAGCAGGTCCAGCCACCAGGGATTGTCCGCACCGCCCACCGCCATATGGTTGGAGACGATATCGAGGATCAGCCCCATCTCATGCTGGCGCAACGTGGCGACCAGGCGACGCAAGGCCGCTTCGCCGCCCAGTTCCGGGTTGACCTGGGTGGGGTCGACCACATCGTAGCCATGCATGGAGCCGGCACGGGCGCTGAGCAGCGGGGAAGCGTACAGGTGACTGATGCCAAGGCTGGCGAAGTAGGGCACCAGGGGGACCGCGTCATCCAGGGTAAAACCTTTATGAAATTGCAGGCGCTGGGTAGCGCGAAGGGGCAGTGCTCTCATCGGTCACGCTCGTAGGCTTGGTTGCGCGCGACGGCCAACAGTTCAAGACGGCGGGCGGCACCGGCATTGTCGAGCAGGCTGGACGCCTCCCCCACAAGACGGCGGCGCCAATTAGGGTGGGTGTCGGTGGTGCCGGGCAGGTTGGCTTGCTCTTCCACGCCCAGCGCGTCTTCCAATGGCAACAATACCAATGGCGCGCGGGTGTGGCCGAGGTAGCGCACGCTGGCGTCGATCATGTGGTCGGTTTCATTGCGGATCTCTTCGACGAAGTTCTGCGGGTCCTGGCTCAAGGCCTGGCGCAGTGCGTGGCGTTCGCGCAGGCGGTGCTCGCTCCATTGCTCCACGGTGGGCGCATCGATCAGGCCGAGCTGAACGTTCCACTCGATATCGCGGCTGTGCCACCAGCCGTTAAGGGTCGGCAGGTCATGGGTGCTGGTAGTGGCCAGGGCGTTGTCGGGCCAATCGAGGATGGGCTTGAATTGCCCCTCGTGGTTTTGCTCGAACAGCAACACGCGCATGCCCAGGATCGAGCGGGCGATAAGTTTTTCACGCAGGCCGTCTGGCACCGTGCCCAAGTCCTCACCGAGCACGATGGCCTGGTGGCGGTGGGATTCCAGCGCCAGCAGGCGCAGCATGTCGTCCACCGGGTAATACAGATAGGCGCCTTCGCGTGGCGAGGCCTCCATGGGGATCACCCACAGGCGTTGCAAGCCCATCACATGGTCGATGCGCAAGCCGCCGGCATGCGCAAAGTTGGCGCGCAGCATTTCGATAAACGCACGGAAGCCATTGCGCTTGAGGCCTTCGGGGGAAAACGCGGAAATACCCCAGCCTTGGCCGGCGCGGTTGAGGATGTCCGGCGGTGCGCCCACGGTCAGGTCGGCGAGCAATTCATCCTGACGACTCCAGGCCTGGCTGCCGCCACCATCGGCACCCACGGCCAGGTCGGCAATCAAGCCGACGCCCATACCGCTGCCGCGCGCGGCTTGTTGCGCGCGTTCCAGGCAGCGGGCAATCAGCCATTGGCAGAAGGCGAAGTAACCAATCTCATCGCAATTATCTTCAGCGAACTGCGCCAGTGCCGGGCTCTGCGGGTTGCGCCAGTCCTCGGGCCAGCGACGCCAGTCGAGGTCTTCACCTTTCGCGGCGCGTGCAGTTTGAACCGCTTCAAAGCGGCAGTGGTTTTCCAGGGCTTCGCCACCGGCCTGGCGAAAACTCAGAAAGTCAGCATGTTGTGGGTGGTGGCCGTGGCGGAAGTCTTCATACAGTGCACGCAGCAGGCGTTGCTTGGCGTTGGCGGCAGTGGGCCAGTCGATCAGGCTGTGCTGCTCGAGATCGTGAAACTCATCCGCCAGGCCGAGCGCTTCAATGGCATTGCGCACTTCACGTTCGCCCAGGATGCAGCCCGGAGAGGCGTACAAACTGTTGAGGAACAGCCGGCTTGAGGGGGAATAAGGACTGTAGCGTCGGGTGTCGGCGCTGAACATCGCGTGCATCGGGCTGATTGCCAGGGCGTCGGCGCCACGTTCGGCGGCGGAGCGGGCCAGATGCTCCAGGGCCAGGGTGTCACCGAAGCCGCCATCGCCCAGGCGGCGCAAACTATACAGTTGCGCGCTGAGGCCCCAGGCCCGCGCGGGTTGGGTATCAACGGCTTCGGCCACGCTGTAGCAGTGGGTGGGGGCGACGGCCAGCGTGAAGGTCTGTTCGGCAATATGCACTTGGTGATACCCGAGGGCGATGATGCCCGGCAATACGGCGTCGCCATCAAGGCGCAGCTCCAGGGTTTCACCGTCTTCGAGGCTGATCCGGCACTGGGTGTCCGGTTCAAAATAGCGTGCCAGGTCCAGGTCCTCGCCGCTGTCGATGGTCAGCAGGGGGGGCAAGTGTTTGTTTTGTTGTGCCTGCTCCAGTTCGAGCAGACTGGCGTCGATCTCGGCATCAGTGTCGGCTGGGTGGCCCAGGCCTTTGAGAACGGCGCGCAGGGCGTCGGGTTTCACACGTTGCGGGCGGCCGTTTGCGTCGATCCAATCGACGGCCAGACCCGCTCGGCTGGCGAGGATTTCCAGGTTCGCTTCGCTCAAGAGTGCTCTCCAACAGGGGATAAGGTAACGCGTGCGCTGTAAGGCGGCAGATGTATGCCACTGTTGGCAGGCGTTTCGAAAAGAACAGGTCCTGTCGCCGGGTGATCCAGGGGGACGGCGCTCAGGTTGAGATCGATTTGCAGCAAGCTGCCATTGCCCAGGCGCCAACGAGCCGTGACCGCGTGATCAGCCAACACCTGGGCACCCAATGCCACACTTGCGGGCAGGTGCGGCACGATATGCCGGTGGCGCAGGCTCAGCAGTTGTTGATAAAGCCCGGTGTGTGCGTTCTCGGTAAAACTGGGCATGGTTTGCAAAAACGTCGGCAGGGCGTTGGGGTCGGGAATGCGTTCGCGTCGCTTCGGGTCCTGGAACGCCGCGAAATCCTTGAATTCATTACGTCGGCCTTCGCGCACCGCTTCGGCCAGCTCGCCATGGTGATCGGTGAAAAACAGGAACGGCTCGCCGGCGTTGACCTCATCGCCCATGAACATCAACGGGATCATCGGCGAGAGCAACAGCAGAACAGTTGCCGCCTCCAATGCCGGAGGCGAGCAGAGCTGGTGGAGACGCTCGCCCAGCGCGCGGTTGCCGATCTGGTCGTGGTTTTGCAGGAACGCGACAAACGCGCTCGGTGGCAAATGCCCACTGGGTTCGCCACGCTCATGACCATGCCGGGTGGCATGGCCTTGGTAGACAAAACCTTCGCTCAGGCAGCGCGCCAGTTTTTCGGTAGGGTCTTGGGCAAAATCGCTGTAATAAGCGTCCGTTTCGCCAGTCAGCAGCACGTGCATGACGTTATGGAAATCGTCGTTCCACTGCGCGTCGAAATCCTGCTCGAGGAGGTTGGCCTGATTGAGCTCGTTTTCCAGCATCAGCCAGACGTGACGGCCCGTGTCCACTTGCTCGCGGACGCGATGGGCCAATTCCTTGAGGAAACCCGGGTTGTCGATAGCGTGTACGGCGTCCAGGCGCAGACCGTCGAAGCGGTACTCCAGCAACCACATCAGCGCGTTATCCAGGAAGAAGTCCCGTACTTCTCGGCGCTCAAAGTCGATCCCCGCGCCCCATGGCGTGTGCACATCTTCCTGGAAAAACCCCTTGGCATATTGGCCCAGGTAGTTGCCATCAGGACCGAAATGGTTGTAGACCACATCAAGTATCACCGCCAGGCCGTGTTCGTGGGCACTGTCGATCAGGTGCTTGAGTTGTTCGGGCGTGCCGTAGGAAGCTTGGGGCGCATAGGGCAGGACCCCGTCGTAGCCCCAGTTGCGCTCGCCAGGGAACTGCGCCAAGGGCATCAATTCAATCGCGGTAATGCCCAGCTCGGCCAGGCGTGGCAGGTGTTGCTCGATGCCGGCGTAGCCACCCATGGCACCCACGTGCAGTTCATAGATCACTGCTTCGTGCCAGGGGCGGCCTTGCCAATTACTGTGGCGCCATTGATAGGCGAGGGGATCAACCACCAGGCTCCAACCATGCACGTCCACGGCTTGAGCCCTGGAGGCCGGGTCGGGTACATCCATTTCCCCGTCGATATTGAAGCGGTAGCGCGTGCCCGCCGGGCACGCTATTTCGGTTTCAAACCAGCCTTCTGCCTGAGGCAGCATGGCGATGGACTTGCCGTCTTCCAATTCAACGCTGACATAAAACGCGTCTGGCGCCCACAAGGCAAAACGCGTGTGTTGCGCGTCCAGCATGATTGCGCCGTGGGGCCAGGTTTCCAGAGTCCGTAACGGCATCTATAGAGACCTCCCGTTGATTATTTAGCGGATTTCCCCAGTGCTTTAGCCACCAGCTGCTCATAGAGTTCGGCGTAGGGTTCGACCGCCTGGCTCCAGTTGAAGGGTTGCGTCATCGCTCGGCAACGCATGGCATTAAGCAGACCAGGAAAGGCAAACACCTTGAACGCGCGGCTCAAGGCTTCTTTGTAGCTGTCGACGGTGGATTCATTGAACAGAAAGCCGGTCACGCCATTTTCGATGGTGTCGGCCAAGCCGCCGGTATTGCGTGCCACGGGCAGCGAACCGAAGCGCTGTGCGTACATTTGGCTCAGCCCGCATGGCTCGTAGCGCGATGGCATCAGCAGGAAGTCACTGCCGGCGAACATGCGCCGGGCGTCGGTCTCGTTAAAACCGATGCGCACACCGATCTGGCCTGGGAAGCGCAGCGCGAGTTCACGCATTGCATTTTCTTCTTCCGGCTCACCGCGACCGATAATCGCGATTTGGCCGCCTTGTTCGACAATAAAGCTGGCAACGGCTTCGGTCAGGTCCAGGCCTTTCTGGAACACCAGGCGCGAAACCACAGCAAACAGTGGACCGGTGGAGTCACTCAGGCCGAACAGTTCACGGACTTGAGCGGCGTTGACCGCTTTGCCTTCCCAGTCGCCGATGTTGAAGTTGTGGGTCAGGTGTGGATCAGTAGACGTTTCCCAACTGTCTTCGATGCCGTTGGGAATGCCACTGAGCAAGCCTTGTTGAGTCTTGCTGGCGAGAAAACCATCCAGACCGCAGCCAAATTCCGGGGTGGTGATTTCCCGTGCGTAGGTGGCGCTCACGGTGGTGATATGGCTCGAATACGCCATACCGGCCTTGAGGAACGACATCTTGCCGTAGAACTCCATGCCTTCCTGTTGCAGGGCGTGGGGTGGAATGCCCAGCTCCGGCGTGGAAGCCAGGCTGATCACGCCCTGATAAGCCAGGTTATGGATGGTGAACAGCGTCGGCGTGCGCGACCCGCGCCAGTGCATATAAGCCGGGGCCAGGCCAGCGGGCCAGTCGTGGGCGTGCACCAGGTCCGGGCACCAGTGGATCTGTGCCAGGTTGGCGGCCATGTCGGCGGCGGCCAGGCCCAGGCGGGCGAAACGAATATGGTTGTCTGGCCAGTCGCGGCCGTTGTTCGCGCCATAGGGAGTGCCTTCGCGCTCGTACAACTCGGGGCAGATCAGTACATAGATTACCAGGCCGTCCTTGAGGTCCATGCGCCCGATCTTGCATGGCGGCAGTGCGGCGTGACCACCCAGCTCACCGATGATATGGATCGGGTTGTCGCTGTCCATCACCTGCGGGTAACCAGGGATCAGCACCCGCACATCGTGCAGGTGGGCCATGGCGCGGGGCAGGGCCGCGGACACATCGCCCAGGCCGCCGGTCTTCACCAGGTCGGCGAACTCGGAGGTCACAAACAGGACTTTCTTACGATTAGGGTTCTGACTCACGATCGGCCGCACAGTGTTCGGCAGGTCGGTCAACGAAGACCCCCCTACCGGATGACTGACACGCTCTCCCTGAATATCTACCGCGGCACTGATCATAGTTCTCTCCCACATGTTGGTCGGCTAATGGCCCGCTGCCATTAGCTCCGATGACCGCATCCTGCGGCCAGGCGCACAAGCACTGTACAAACTGGCAAGGCGTATGCCAGTTGCACGGTTAGCCAAAAAAGATTGGATGGACGGGCATTTCGCATAAACCGCGAGTGCTCGCCTTACCTTAAAACTGGACCTACGGGAGGTTTGGAAAGTTTAGATTTTTTGCGGGGTTTTTGTTTTGGAACGGACCCATCGGTCATCAGTCTAGGACAGATCCTAGAGCCTGTAGGGTTTTCAAGATTTTTTTGTAGGACAAAATACTTTTAACGATATGCTTTGAAGGCAGGAGGGGGATTGTAGTGAGTGGGCAAGCCCGTTCACTACACAGGCGGCGCTGTGCACTCAAAGGGTGCGTCAGCCAAGCATGCGAATGGGCGTGCCGTTGGTCCATGCTTGAATGTCTTCGATCATATGCGCGTAGAACTGCCGGTAATTCTGTTCGCTCACATAGCCTACATGGGGCGTCGCCAGCACATTCGGCAAGCGACGAAATGGGTGATCCAGCGG
This window harbors:
- a CDS encoding PIG-L deacetylase family protein; protein product: MKPNPIVGEGTPLHRWQSSPKMAELAPITIEQLVPDGHRAVIIAPHPDDEVLGCGGLMQGLAALGRPIQLISVTDGSASHPGSHRWPVERLSVVRPQESAQALHRLGLPLHSLQWLRAGFADSKVAAQEDELTAFIRRYLKPTDIVFTTWREDGHCDHEAVGRASARACQAVGATLYELPVWTWHWATPENSLVPWHRARKIPLTCEAVARKRHAIHAFASQLEGDPQVGLAPVLAPYVVERLLQPFEVVFV
- a CDS encoding acyl-CoA dehydrogenase family protein, translated to MALHGFLQGYRGYADTHALGAALKALQEEGLDQLPLPGGGQTLERFSRLAQVAGHDLRLCKLFEGHTDALAIIAELNSPLPPLGSIWGMWAAEPPTARVRVRQEGRRLRVQGRKAWCSGAAVVSHGLLTAWDDEGRQQLVAVHMDQPGIIVTNEGWNAAGMAATGSVEVVFDGAWGLPVGGPGDYLARPGFWQGGIGIAACWYGGAQRLAEVLREQCSKRAEPHALAHLGAVDSALNSAACVLRASAEQVDREPKANVRMLAQQTRACIEETVEQVMRHVGRAVGAGPYCKDPHFAQLMADLPVYVRQSHAERDLAGLGELVASEPIGRWQL
- the glgX gene encoding glycogen debranching protein GlgX, with amino-acid sequence MSKPDKTPPAPDKEPSRIREGLPFPLGATWDGLGVNFALFSANATKVELCLFDDSGEVELERIELPEYTDEIFHGYLPDAHPGLIYGYRVYGAYDPANGHRFNHNKLLIDPYAKQLVGELKWSEALFGYTIGHPDDDLSFDERDSAPFVPKCKVIDPAHTWGNDQPVRVPWDRTIIYETHLRGISMRHPSVGESVRGTCAGLMEDDVLKHIRQLGVSSVELLPVHAFVNDQHLLQKGMTNYWGYNSIAFFAPDPRYLASGKIAEFKEMVAHLHEQKLEVILDVVYNHTAEGNERGPTLSMRGIDNASYYRLMPDDKRFYINDSGTGNTLDLSHPCVLQMVTDSLRYWATEMHVDGFRFDLATILGRYRDGFDERHSFLVACRQDPVLRQLKMIAEPWDCGPGGYQVGNFPPGWVEWNDRFRDTVRAFWKGDDGQLADFAGRMTASGEMFNHRGRRPYSSVNFITAHDGFTLHDLVSYNDKHNEANDENNQDGSNNNLSWNHGVEGPTDDPEINALRLRQMRNFFATLLLAQGTPMLVAGDEFARTQHGNNNAYCQDSEIGWVNWDLDDDGKALLKFVKRLIKLRLAYPILRRGRFLVGDYNEDIGVKDVTWLSPDGSEMTTEQWEDSNGRCLGMLMDGRAQETGIRRAGADATLLLVVNAHHDMVNFRLPPVPEGEFWTCMLDTNEPAVRGQERFDFEHEYAVTGRSLLLFELQRDDEV
- a CDS encoding DUF2934 domain-containing protein, giving the protein MSTEDKRIRELAHQIWESEGKPHGEDARHWEMARKLAEAEALTPSKPKTAAKPKASAPKPPAKAKPTASAASKPAPAAAKKPAAPKKPKP
- a CDS encoding malto-oligosyltrehalose synthase — translated: MRALPLRATQRLQFHKGFTLDDAVPLVPYFASLGISHLYASPLLSARAGSMHGYDVVDPTQVNPELGGEAALRRLVATLRQHEMGLILDIVSNHMAVGGADNPWWLDLLEWGRLSPYSEFFDIQWHSPDPLLKGQLLMPFLGNDYGEALQAGTVNLRFDARHGAFYVEHYEHRFPICPRDYAAILGSDEQLKPLADRFAALAGQDDAYHEAQQLKQALVKRAPEVRATIEQRLGEFDGRQPEGFNRLHQLLEQQAYRLASWRTAADDINWRRFFDVNELGGLRVERSAVFEATHGKIFELISEGLVDGLRIDHIDGLADPRGYCRKLRRRVDSLSLERHLPIFVEKILGEGETLREDWQVDGTTGYEFMNQLSLLQHHPDGFAPLAELWTSHTERPAAFIEEARLARQQILNGSLGGDFESVAQALLQVARDDVMTRDLTLGAIRRALQELIVHFPVYRTYISARGRSDADNEVFQQAMNGARTTLGEGDWPVLDHLEKWLGGQPWRDRPVGRERKILKHACVRFQQLTSPAAAKAVEDTAFYRSAVLLSRNDVGFSTEQFSAPLADFHAVNQQRLQTFPDNLLATATHDHKRGEDTRARLAVLSECAPWYVEQVAHWRTLAAPLRVDENTPSAGDELILYQVLLGSWPLDLASDFEGYQQRLWQWQQKALREAKLQSSWSAPNEAYEQGVEAFLSRLLLSEEGHALRTAIGDAAQAIAPAGALNGLAQSLLRLTVPGVPDLYQGDEFWDFTLVDPDNRRPVDFNARQHALNTPPDIGELLFNWRDGRIKQALIAQVLALRKAQPELFRSGAYTSLEVVGTYAERVLAFAREHQGKYLLVVVPRWSHQLLENGVHPQINAQVWGDTRMKLPFAAPTRNWKGLFHTGAVTPDKELLISAALGDFPVNVFINPDDQES